The nucleotide sequence ACAACACACAATCTTGGACAAACAAAGATCCAAACCAAGCAAAACTAAGTTTCCACCTAATCTTGGGCAAATCCCTAAAATTGCAACGATTTTAcagaggaaaagaaagggaacggaggagttTACGTACTAGGAAGGATTGGAGATCGAATCCAGGCCTCAAAACTTCAGATCTGAAAGGGGGTGTGGGGGGGATCCgaagggggcgccgccgccgctctctgtAGACAAGAGAGCAACTTCTCAGAGGTGGAAGAACTGCCTGGGAGGGGCTGGCCCGATGCGGCCTAAGTCAACGTGCAGCGCCTAAGACACGGGCGCTGCACTATACACAGTGCGGCGCCTAAAACTTAGGCGCTGCActgctgtctgtggggccgcaactgaACCATGGGTGCCACGCTGGTAGGAGGTGCAACGCCTAAGGCAGAGGCGCTGCATAGTAGTGTGCGGCGCCCAGCTGTCAGGCGCCACACTAAAGGGTCAGTAgagtgaattttttttgaaagcaggtcagtttgtgatttgatttgggCCTCAGGTCAAATATATGATTTCTGCCTGTAGTCGTTCCCTGTCCAACTGCCGAAAGAAAGTGTAAGCTATGAGTGACCAACTATATGTACAGAGAGTGTATTTAAGGAAAATCAAAACTCAACACCAAGCCACAAAACTTCAGAAAATCAGACTGTAGTTCCCACGGTGACAAGTAAGAATATTAACTGAAGCAACGGCACTATAACCTGTGGCATAGCTAGTACTTGCTCTGCAGAAATCCATCGATGCATCCGCTCTGAACTTTTGCTCCCGAGCCAATGCTGGGCAGAGGACGAACAGGAGCCAGCGAAGCggggaaggggaggaagaagagggcagaTGAGGAGATGGAGATCCGGCGGCAGTGCACAGCCGGAGGAGATGGGACCCGGCGGCGGGGCGTGCTGGGCCGGGGCGGCCAGATGGGGTGGGATCCGGCGGCGGGCATACAGGGTCGGGCAGGGCCGCGGCGGCCAGAGGAGGAGATTGTTTTTTTTGGAGGGCCAGAGGATGAGATGCGAGTCAATCCCCTTGTTAGAGTCTGAAACAAAATGGAGCTCTCACGTTCGTCTGGATTCTGGACCGTTTGATCGATCTCCCTGACGCGTAATGGCCGTCAGATCTTGAGATGGAGCGATATTGGCCATCGGATCTTGGGATGGAGCGGTACTGGCCGTTGGATCGATAGAAACACTGCTACTCTGGTCATTTTCGTGCCACCGCCTGTAAAATCGAGTGGCCGCTGAGGGCATTCTCGTCTTTTTACAGGCAGGCATATAAAAAGCAGCACGCCCGTTTTAACCCTAGCCGCCACTCCTCatgcatcctcttcctcctcccgcactcgcgcctctcctcttcctctccgccATGGCTCCCCGccctcttcctcgcgccgccatCTCTGCCTCCTCCCCTCTGTCCGccacctctacctcctccccctctcgtcctcctcctcctcctgtagcATTCCAtccccctccacccttcctcctcCCCTCCTGTCATTCCCCTCCCCTAACCCTAGAACTGACGAGGAGGCCGATCCACCGTCTGCTCCCGGCCCACGGTCACCGAGGGGCAGGGGCCACGACTCGCGCGACCGCTGCACCCTGGCGTCGAGCCGCCGTCTGCTGCCGGCCCGAGGAAACCGAGGGGCACGAGCCACGACTCGCCCGGCCGCTACACCCTGGCAACACAGGGCCAAAGGCGACGACCGTGCTTCATCATCACCGAGAGGAGCGACGGTCGTCCACGTCGCCATTGCCATCGTCCTTCAGGTGCTCTTCCTGTtgctctcgccccccccccccctcctagccACTGATCTAGGATCTCCTCCGTTTATTATGGCATGGCTTGCAACTGTACTGTAGATTTGAGTGATAGGATTTTTGTGCAGACTATAATGTGGAATCAAGATTtttgttgagagagagagagatcttgcTTGTGTCGTGTAATCAGATTTAAATGACACTCTATTTATAGTAGATAGGCACATGGGTCATTGCTGTCTTGCTAGACCTGTGTGGCAAATGTCAGTGTGTTTATCTGTACATATAGcggcctctttgattttttcttCCTCTAGGAGATGATGCTGAAAATGATGAGAGCAGCATAAATAATGGTTGCATTGATTGAATTAATTAGTGGCTCACTAATTAACAAACTAGGATGTTGGAACTTGCTATAGATTGTTGCTCATGTCAAATGAGGATTGCATATTTGTTCAGTTAAACTGCTATTTTGAGTATTTCTCTATGATGAGTTAAATTATTTTTTCCAATACAGTGAAACTGCAGGTGCTATACTTGCAAAGGCAGAGATGGAAGAGCACAAAGGGCTAAACTAGCTCATACCGGAGAATGAAACTGAAATTCTCTATTTATCGAGTGTATCATTGTGCCACGGGAAGACTCTCCCCCAAGATCAATGCACATGTCTGCCAGGAATCTAGGAATCAAGAACAACATGTAAGCTGCTCATTATAGTCGTTGTCGATATTAAGTCTTGTGCATGTTTGCTAGGTTATGCACCTTTTGCTGATCTGCTCTTGTTTTTGCACTGATCCAAGGACACGGTGCCATGACTGCTGATTCTTTAGTGATAAAGTGTGTCTTCTATTTATGCACTCTTTCTATCAATCATCAATTTGCTCCCAGTTATCCATGTTTATGTACGTGCCTTCTGTCTCTAATCTGTTGGTCTTTATGCTGGTTTCTCTCCCAGTTGATTGTTCGACCTCTATAGAGTTGTCAATGAAAAGGCTCCAAGCAGTGTCACGGTCAGGAATCTCTTTTCCAGGCAGCCGAAGATGGTCAGGTAATCAACCATATCACGGACCGCAAAGTTGTACGTGTGTTTTGGCGGCTGTTTGGATCAGGGCCCAAAACCTGGCTTGCCCCGCTTGCCTAGAGCCCCTGCATGTTACGCACGGGTGAATCGAGGGCGCGGATGAACTTTATTATAAAGGTTGCACAGTGCATTGGTGAGAAAACTATTGTTCTCTCAAACTGGTAATATTGATTTGTTCTCTTGAATGATGTAAAGTTAACGGATTGCCATGCCAGCATCGGTTTGATTTATAATAggttcatatgcatgtatatatttATGTATTACATAACTGAATATTACCTTCTGATTTGATTTATTCAGGGTGGACAGGCTCAATGCTTCGTCTGCAGGCTACCCTGACAATGATTGTAAGCCTATAGCTGCTTATATTTGTGTATGTATAAACTGGCAGGACATGTATATAATCAGAGGATGGGTTGCTTCCAGTTCTGTTCTTAGCTAATGGTTATTTGCCAAAATTCATGGGCATTGAAAATTAGCAGACTGCATTTGAGCTTCTATAAATTTATATGATGTCTCAACAAATGAGTTGTATACTATGTGTTAttgggcattggattatagaaacatgaGCAAATGATTTTAGGTTGTTCCAGTTAAAATGCCTTCTCTTGTGTGCAGGTTTCGCTGTCGACCGTGTGTGGTTTCAGCATCGTTTCTTACTACTACGGGATCAGAGTCATTGTAGACTGGGAGGTAAGCGTTGGCAGGAATGCGTTTCATTGTTAGAAATTTAGTCTTCTAAAATGATATGCATCATTGTTTGATATCAATATTAGTCAATCCGAAAAGAAACTTGATGGCGACATGCCTCCTAGGAACAATAGAAACTATCTTTATATAGAGGGGAAGCAAACAAACATAATTATTTCTTCTGGTTTACTATTACTTACGTAGCTCATAGTAATAATCACATATTTTTAACTATTCTAAGTTTTGCTTACCTAACAAGACCGTAGGAGAATTTCACTGTTGTTTAGATTGGGTTGCCGCTCTATTAGAGATGTTTAGATTCCTGATATTTTAAGCATCAAAAAAATAGCACATATGCCAGCTATTTGTATTCCTCTGAACTGATCCATTTTTCTCGAAATTGTTGTTTCTATATACAGGCAATAAAAACTATCAGGCCCTTTCATGTTGTGTTGGGTTTGGCCCAGTTACAagacagaggcagaggagatgaaTACAAGAAGTCGAGAAGACACCCTTCTCTCTGTTTCTAAATTACAGAGTACCTCGCCTTCTCGCTGCccgccgtgaaggaaatatgccctagaggcaataataaagttattatttatttcctcatatcatgataaatgtttattattcatgctagaattgtattaactggaaacatgatacatgtgtgaatacatagacacacatatagtcactagtatgcctctacttgactagctcattaatcaaagatggttatgtttcctaaccatagacatgtgttgtcatttgattaatgggatcacatcattaggagaacgatatgattgacatgacccattccgttagcctagcacttgatcgtttagtatgttgctattgctttcttcatgacttatacatgttcctgtaactatgacattatgcaactcccgtttaccggaggaacactttgggtgctaccaaacgtcacaacgtaactgggtgattataaaggagtactacaggtgtctccaaaggtacatgttgggttggcatatttcgagattaggttttgtcactccgattgtcggagaggtatctctgggccctctcggtaatgtacatcactataagccttgcaagcaatgtagctaatgagttagttacggaatgatgcattacgtaacgagtaaagagacttgccagtaacgagattgaactaggtattggataccgacgatcgaatctcgggcaagtaacataccgatgacaaagggaacaacgtatgttgttatgcggtttgaccgataaagatcttcacagaatatgtaggagccaatatgagcatccaggttccgatattggttattgaccgagaatagttctaggtcatgtctacatagttctcgaacccgtagggtccgcacgcttaacgttacgatgacagttttattatgagtttataagttttgatgtaccgaaggttgttcggagtcccggatgtgatcacggacatgacgaggagtctcgaaatggtcgagacataaagattgatatattggaagcctatatttggatatcggaatggttccgggtgaaatcgggattttaccggaacaccggggggttaccggaaccctcccgggtgttaatgggccttagtgggccatgagggagaagaggagggccagccagggcaggccgcgcgccccctcccccctagtccgaataggacaaggaagggggggcggcacccccctttcctctttcccctcccccctttccttctccaccaaggcaagaggggggagtcctactcccggtgggagtaggactcctccaggcgcacccctagggggccggctgcacctcccccctccctcctttatatacgggggcaggggggcaccctaggacacaaaacttgatcttcaagatcgttccttagccgtgtgcgatgcccccctccaccatattccaccttggttatatcgtcgcggagtttaggcgaagccctgcgccggtagaacatcatcatcgtcaccatgccgtcgtgctgacggaactcatccccgacactttgctggatcggagtccggggatcgtcatcgagctgaacgtgtgctgaactcggaggtgccatacgttcggtacttggatcggtcggatcgtgaagacgtacgactacatcaaccgcgttgtcataacacttccgcttacggtctacgagggtacgtggacaatactctcccctctcattgctatgcatcaccatgatcttgcgtgtgcgtaggaaaattttgaaattactacgttacccaacacgccgGGGGCGCCTGGTTCAGGGCCGACCTCACCTGCTGCGGCTATGTCCTGCTGGCACAGCTCGCCGTGCTGGGGtacgaggccatggcggcgccggcgcccgtcgaggccgaggcgctgcTGCTGCCGGCCGTGCAGGCGCTGGCCTGGGCAGCGCTGCTGGCGCTCGCGCTGCGGGCGCGTGCCGGCGGCCGGGGCAGGTCCCCAGCGCTCGTCCGGGTCTGGTGGGTGCTCTCCTCACTCCCCGCCGAGATCCTTGATTGGTGATCCCAGCTCTTCGTGCTCGCCTCGCCCCGCTCCGCCGTGTCAGGTGCTCTTCCTCTCGCTCTCTTCCATCCCCTCCTTTCCTTATTAATGTCGCCGCCACCTTGGCCGCAGCCAACCGATGGAAGATGGAGTAGGGATCGGGAGAGGAACAAGGAGTAAGAGGAGACCACTTGATGGTGGCTAGAGAACCACATCCCAGCGCCATGCTCCTGAGTCCGCTTCTACTGCCTCCAGTCGGAATACCTACCTACAACAGCAAGGTACTATGCAAGAATCGCGTTTTTATTTGGGAGGACTTGGTTTTGTTGCTGTTGTGAATGACATATGTAAGTGCCATGTTGGATCATTAGATTTTTGTTGATGTAGTGCATGATCCTCCAGGTTAATTACTAGCAAGTATACATTCATTATTCTTTACAAAAGAAACTAATGCTAAAACAGATCTTGGAAACATTCAGGGAAAAAAATGGCGATCGAAACCAAAATTAATGCATAAAGAAAATGTTATACCTGTGCCATTTAGGGGTGTTTAGGGACTAAACCAAACAAGGATTATGTGGTTTGGTGCCAGGCCGACAACCACCGGTTTAAAGCACCCTGGATACTAAACACCGGTCTTGCATGTTAAGCATGTAATAACTGGCTTGCCTGGCAGCGTACATCCTATATAGCCTGATAACAGATTCATTTAGCATACTATGTTTTTATTGGCATGTTCTTGGATTCTGGCTCCTTGACTTCTCCAACAACACTATGCAAGTTAGTGCTTTTAGATGAGTAAGTAGTAGTCATGTTCAAGAATTTTGCCCAGACCAAAATGCTATGGCTAATTTCACTTGATTTTGCCATGGAATTTACAGGGTCCAGTGCGTAAAAGTAGATCTGATTTCTTTCAGTGTAATTAGTACTGTTTACTCTACAGGCAAAATATTTGTTTTGTTTGTCCTGCTCAATCACTCATCCTGATAGGTGTTAATAACCAATATACTGTTTCATTCCTAACTTAaattgctggattagttttactgTTTGAATAAATCTGGTTATGCAATGCAAAGGAAAATCAAGGATTACTTTTCTTGGTACATATGCAGTGTGTTTTTTGTTTACAGTAGTAACAATTTAAGTAGAGGCCAGATGCAGTGACAGAGATTGTGAACGATATATACAAGTTGGATATGTTGAGCAATATGCGTGTTATGCCGCTGTTGAATTAGGTGAAGAATAAATGGTGCTGATAGTATAATGATTTGTTGTGCCTTCGGCAAAATATCCAATAGTTTGTGTTGTTTTTAAGGAGCATGCTGCCTATATTTTTCTTCATGGCAGCTTTCATTTCATATCTGGACAATGAATGCAGGCTCTTTCATT is from Triticum aestivum cultivar Chinese Spring chromosome 1B, IWGSC CS RefSeq v2.1, whole genome shotgun sequence and encodes:
- the LOC123144442 gene encoding uncharacterized protein, translated to MHSFYQSSICSQLSMFMYVPSVSNLLVFMLVSLPVDCSTSIELSMKRLQAVSRSGISFPGSRRWSGWTGSMLRLQATLTMIVSLSTVCGFSIVSYYYGIRVIVDWEVSVGRNAFHC